A single window of Candidatus Methylomirabilota bacterium DNA harbors:
- a CDS encoding CoA transferase, whose product MAEKNPRGPLEGLQVLDLTEHMAGPYCTMILADMGADVIKVERPGAGDSSRAMGDGSERNPYFRYINRNKKSLTLDYKAPRGKEIFLKLVTGMDVLVENYRPTVMDRAGLGYETLKQENPRLVYAQLSGFGSDGPYRERGGFDLIAQGMGGIMHVTGEPDGPPTSVGLPICDLGTGMWGAQGILAALYERQRTGQGQKVECSLLETAVGFSSWTSAGWLADHKEPTRQGSRHRQNAPYQRFETKDGYMMIGAAGQGIWERAAKALGHPEWIDDPRFRRGADRMRNRVVLEAELSAVLATASSAHWSKVLDDAGVPCGPVYTYAELFADPQVQHRELVVYAEDAELGRVPHIRTPVRMSASDVGVRATAPKLGQQTDQILAGLGYASVDIAALRRERVI is encoded by the coding sequence ATGGCCGAGAAGAATCCGCGGGGTCCGCTGGAAGGTCTCCAGGTCCTCGACCTGACGGAGCACATGGCGGGGCCCTACTGCACCATGATCCTGGCCGACATGGGCGCGGACGTGATCAAGGTCGAGCGGCCCGGCGCGGGCGACTCCTCGCGCGCCATGGGCGACGGCAGCGAGCGCAATCCCTACTTCCGCTACATCAACCGCAACAAGAAAAGCCTGACGCTCGACTACAAGGCGCCCCGCGGGAAGGAGATCTTCCTCAAGCTCGTGACGGGCATGGATGTGCTTGTCGAAAACTATCGCCCGACAGTCATGGACCGGGCGGGCCTCGGCTACGAGACGCTCAAGCAGGAGAACCCGCGCCTCGTCTATGCACAGCTCTCCGGCTTCGGCTCCGACGGCCCCTACCGCGAGCGGGGCGGCTTCGATCTGATCGCCCAGGGCATGGGCGGGATCATGCACGTCACTGGAGAGCCTGACGGTCCGCCGACCTCCGTCGGCCTGCCCATCTGCGACCTCGGCACCGGGATGTGGGGGGCCCAGGGCATCCTCGCGGCGCTCTACGAGCGCCAGCGCACGGGCCAGGGGCAGAAGGTCGAGTGCTCGCTCCTCGAGACAGCCGTGGGCTTTTCCTCATGGACGAGCGCGGGCTGGCTGGCCGATCACAAGGAGCCCACGCGCCAGGGCTCGCGCCACCGTCAGAACGCGCCGTACCAACGCTTCGAGACGAAAGACGGTTACATGATGATCGGCGCGGCCGGCCAGGGCATCTGGGAGCGCGCCGCCAAGGCTCTCGGGCATCCGGAGTGGATAGATGATCCGCGCTTCCGCCGCGGCGCCGACCGCATGCGCAATCGTGTCGTGCTCGAAGCGGAACTGTCGGCGGTCCTGGCGACAGCGTCGTCCGCGCACTGGAGCAAGGTACTGGACGACGCGGGCGTGCCCTGCGGGCCCGTGTACACCTACGCAGAGCTCTTCGCCGATCCGCAGGTCCAGCACCGCGAGCTCGTGGTCTACGCCGAGGACGCGGAGCTCGGACGCGTGCCCCACATCCGCACGCCCGTGCGGATGTCAGCGAGCGACGTAGGAGTGCGCGCGACGGCGCCCAAGCTCGGCCAGCAGACTGATCAGATTCTCGCGGGCCTCGGCTACGCTTCAGTCGACATCGCGGCGCTGCGACGCGAGCGCGTGATCTAA
- a CDS encoding carbohydrate ABC transporter permease, whose translation MVRQTLVYAGLAPFLLAVLLPLVWMVITAFKDERDLYAMGFPLWFHEPPTLKHFHLLFTQTWFATWVVNTALVSASVVVITVVTAVPAAYALARLRLPGAGNLGIALFMTYLVPPIILFLPLTYVVARLGLMDSWWALVLVYPTFTIPFCTWLMAAFFRTVPLEIEEAAWIDGCGVAGGLLRVALPLSMPGIVTTAIFAFTLSMQDYLYAVVLSSPVEQKVITVGLSTMLIRGDIFFWGSLMAGALLVGVPTALVFNLVLDRFVRGLTGA comes from the coding sequence GTGGTCCGGCAGACCCTCGTCTATGCCGGGCTCGCCCCATTCCTCCTGGCCGTGCTGCTCCCGCTTGTGTGGATGGTGATCACGGCGTTCAAGGACGAGCGGGACCTCTACGCGATGGGTTTCCCGCTGTGGTTCCACGAGCCGCCGACCCTTAAGCATTTTCACCTCTTGTTCACTCAGACCTGGTTCGCCACGTGGGTTGTCAACACGGCGTTGGTGTCGGCCTCCGTCGTCGTGATCACGGTGGTCACAGCGGTTCCGGCGGCCTACGCGCTGGCGCGGCTCCGTCTGCCGGGAGCGGGGAACCTCGGCATCGCGCTCTTCATGACCTACCTCGTGCCGCCGATCATCCTGTTCCTCCCCCTCACGTATGTCGTGGCCCGGCTCGGGCTCATGGACTCGTGGTGGGCGCTGGTGCTGGTCTATCCGACGTTCACCATTCCGTTCTGCACGTGGCTGATGGCAGCCTTTTTCCGCACGGTGCCGCTGGAGATCGAGGAGGCCGCCTGGATCGACGGCTGCGGCGTGGCGGGCGGCCTTCTCCGTGTGGCCCTGCCGCTCAGCATGCCCGGCATCGTGACCACGGCGATCTTCGCCTTCACGCTGTCGATGCAGGACTATCTCTACGCCGTGGTGCTCTCGTCCCCCGTCGAGCAGAAGGTGATCACGGTCGGCCTGTCGACCATGCTCATCAGGGGCGACATCTTCTTCTGGGGCTCGCTCATGGCGGGCGCCCTGCTCGTGGGCGTGCCCACCGCCCTCGTCTTCAACCTGGTCCTCGACCGTTTCGTCCGCGGCCTGACGGGCGCCTGA
- the soxA gene encoding sulfur oxidation c-type cytochrome SoxA, translated as MATSAFAGEIPRSERRSGYDFMSRETRAMQDDDSANPGLLWVLEGEGLWNRKIGTAGRACADCHGDARASMKGVAARHPSFDPARGRPVSLEQRINACRINQQKAPALTWEGRDLLALTAYVARQSRGLPIELGIDQRTQPFLDAGRAAFHRRQGQLNLACSQCHDDNWGRRLAGNVIPQAHPTGYPLYRLEWQSLGSLQRRLRNCLVGMRAEPHEYGAPEFVDLELFLMWRARGMTFEAPAVRP; from the coding sequence ATGGCAACGTCGGCATTCGCCGGCGAGATCCCGCGCTCCGAGCGCCGCTCGGGCTACGACTTCATGAGCCGTGAGACGCGCGCGATGCAGGACGACGACAGCGCCAATCCGGGCCTGCTCTGGGTGCTCGAGGGCGAAGGGCTGTGGAACCGGAAGATCGGGACCGCCGGCCGCGCCTGCGCCGACTGCCACGGCGATGCCCGCGCGAGCATGAAGGGCGTCGCCGCCCGTCATCCGTCGTTCGACCCCGCGCGGGGACGGCCGGTCAGCCTCGAGCAGCGCATCAACGCCTGCCGCATCAACCAGCAGAAAGCGCCGGCGCTTACCTGGGAGGGCAGGGACCTGCTGGCGCTGACCGCCTACGTCGCGCGCCAATCACGCGGCCTGCCGATCGAGCTCGGGATCGACCAGCGGACGCAGCCGTTCCTCGATGCCGGCCGCGCGGCGTTCCATCGGCGCCAGGGCCAGCTCAATCTTGCCTGCAGCCAGTGTCACGACGACAACTGGGGGCGGCGGCTCGCGGGCAACGTCATACCGCAAGCGCACCCGACCGGATATCCGCTCTACCGCCTGGAGTGGCAGAGCCTCGGCTCGCTCCAGCGGCGGCTGCGCAACTGTCTTGTCGGGATGCGCGCGGAACCGCATGAATACGGCGCCCCCGAATTCGTCGATCTCGAGCTATTCCTGATGTGGCGCGCGCGCGGAATGACATTCGAGGCGCCCGCCGTACGGCCCTGA
- the soxZ gene encoding thiosulfate oxidation carrier complex protein SoxZ, producing MASALINVPARARRGEIIDVKTLISHPMETGYRRSQLGVLIPRDIIRLFVCTYNGTEVFRAELHPAIAANPFIAFSTVATESGTIAFHWTGDSGFSVTESVAITVG from the coding sequence GTGGCGAGCGCGCTGATCAACGTGCCGGCGCGGGCTAGACGCGGCGAGATCATCGATGTCAAGACGCTGATTTCGCATCCGATGGAGACCGGGTATCGCCGCAGCCAGCTCGGCGTGCTGATCCCGCGTGACATCATCAGGCTCTTCGTGTGCACCTACAACGGCACGGAAGTCTTCCGCGCCGAGCTGCACCCGGCGATCGCCGCGAATCCGTTCATCGCGTTCTCCACGGTCGCCACGGAGAGCGGCACGATTGCGTTCCACTGGACCGGCGACAGTGGTTTTTCGGTGACCGAGTCGGTCGCCATCACCGTCGGTTAA
- a CDS encoding SoxY-related AACIE arm protein, which produces MKPRTSRRQFLLSASGAAAGIGLASMLQVKPARATPAAMQEAIRKVVGPARVNTGKVKLDLPPLVENGNAVPLAVSVENPMTQADHVRAIHVFTEKNPQPDVVSFRLGPRAGRASVATRIRLADTQTVVAICELSDGSFWSGSAAVVVTLAACLEEA; this is translated from the coding sequence ATGAAACCGCGCACCTCGCGCCGCCAATTCCTGCTGTCCGCCAGCGGCGCCGCGGCCGGGATCGGCCTGGCGTCGATGCTCCAGGTCAAGCCCGCGCGCGCGACGCCTGCGGCAATGCAGGAAGCCATCCGCAAGGTCGTGGGCCCGGCTCGCGTCAACACGGGCAAGGTGAAGCTCGACCTGCCGCCGCTGGTCGAGAACGGCAATGCCGTGCCGCTCGCCGTCAGCGTCGAGAACCCGATGACCCAGGCCGACCACGTCAGGGCCATTCACGTCTTCACGGAAAAGAACCCGCAGCCCGACGTCGTGAGCTTCCGCCTCGGGCCGCGCGCCGGGCGGGCGAGCGTGGCGACACGCATCCGGCTCGCCGACACGCAGACCGTGGTTGCCATCTGCGAGCTGAGCGACGGCTCGTTCTGGTCCGGCAGCGCGGCCGTCGTGGTGACCCTCGCGGCGTGTCTGGAGGAGGCGTAG
- the soxX gene encoding sulfur oxidation c-type cytochrome SoxX, protein MPDSLTGAKGDPARGRAIVANRQVGLCLLCHNGPFPEERFQGNLAPDLKGAGSRFSEGQLRLKIADPGRVNPATIMPAYHRTEGLVRVAPAYRGKPVLSAEQIEDVVAFLTTLRD, encoded by the coding sequence ATGCCGGATTCGCTCACCGGCGCCAAGGGCGATCCTGCGCGCGGCCGCGCGATCGTCGCCAACCGCCAGGTCGGCCTGTGCCTGCTCTGTCACAACGGCCCGTTCCCGGAGGAGCGGTTCCAGGGCAATCTCGCGCCCGATCTCAAGGGAGCTGGGAGCCGATTCTCGGAGGGCCAACTGCGGCTCAAAATCGCCGATCCGGGCCGGGTCAACCCGGCGACGATCATGCCGGCCTATCATCGGACCGAGGGACTGGTGCGGGTCGCGCCGGCCTACCGCGGCAAGCCCGTCTTGAGCGCGGAGCAGATCGAGGACGTGGTGGCCTTCTTGACGACGCTGCGTGACTGA